Proteins encoded in a region of the Bactrocera tryoni isolate S06 chromosome 4, CSIRO_BtryS06_freeze2, whole genome shotgun sequence genome:
- the LOC120775501 gene encoding CAAX prenyl protease 2, which translates to MNDSFESNSSQGTADTPLPLPHIPIVTSVGCCLILSVIYVASLYVWNTKHNRDHPSTVKRRFVSVIIVMLIAPFFVYKFSSRELLERATFAEILGLRWQGLFLAITIPYLLTMLLFLGPLCVQMQNESLKIFMDTDFWIGSFKNILWIRNHVMAPISEEFVFRACMMPLILQSFSPLTAVFITPLFFGTAHIHHIGERLSLGMELKTALVISCFQLTYTTVFGFYSAFLFARTGHFVAPFLVHAFCNHMGLPDVQELWQQHIVRRIILILCYIIGFVGWIILLPIATQPSLYSNNLYWKN; encoded by the exons ATGAACGATAGCTTCGAAAGTAATAGCAGCCAAGGGACTGCGGATACACCTCTCCCTTTACCGCATATACCAATAGTGACATCAGTCGGTTGCTGTCTCATACTTTCCGTCATATATGTAGCCAGTTTATATGTTTGGAATACCAAACATAATCGGGATCACCCGTCAACGGTTAAGCGACGTTTTGTCAGCGTTATCATTGTTATGTTGATAGCGCCATTTTTCGTATATAAATTTTCCTCAAGAGAGCTACTGGAGCGTGCCACATTTGCTGAAATTTTGGGTTTGAGATGGCAAGGACTCTTTCTGGCCATTACAATACCGTACTTGCTGACAATGCTATTATTTTTGGGTCCACTATGCGTACAGATGCAAAATGagtctttaaaaatatttatgg ataCTGATTTTTGGATTGGTTcctttaaaaatatactttggATACGCAACCATGTTATGGCGCCAATCAGTGAAGAATTCGTCTTCCGCGCCTGTATGATGCCATTAATTCTGCAGAGCTTTTCACCCTTGACAGCTGTGTTCATTACACCGCTATTCTTTGGCACTGCGCACATACACCATATTGGGGAACGCCTCAGCTTGGGTATGGAATTAAAAACTGCCTTAGTTATATCTT gctttCAGCTAACTTACACCACAGTCTTTGGTTTCTACTCGGCATTTCTCTTTGCGCGCACCGGTCATTTTGTCGCACCATTCCTTGTGCATGCATTTTGTAATCATATGGGCTTGCCTGATGTCCAAGAGCTGTGGCAACAACATATAGTACGTCGTATTATACTTATTTTGTGCTACATTATTGGTTTTGTTGGTTGGATCATATTACTGCCAATCGCCACACAGCCTTCACTATATTCTAACAATTtgtattggaaaaattaa
- the LOC120775643 gene encoding succinate--CoA ligase [GDP-forming] subunit beta, mitochondrial, whose translation MLPLLRAAAGFTPAMRMLQKTTRLQQVRNLNLLECNSKELLQKYGVAIQEFKVLENAPNDAQLINQFDCPEYVVKAQILAGGRGKGVFDNGFKGGVHLTKKKDEVLSLTNQMIGHRLITKQTPKSGILVKKVMVARSVNITRETYLSIVLDREHNGPVLIASPAGGMDIEAVAEKTPEKIKTVPLDLDKPIPQNTLIEIAKFLEFKGQCVERAAKEIQKLFDLFKAVDATQIEINPLAETDANEVIAVDAKLNFDDNAEYRQKDIFAMHTAEEDTDPREVEAAKNNLNYVAMDGNIGCLVNGAGLAMATMDIIKLNGGEPANFLDVGGGVKESQVLKAFQIVTSDTKVKAILVNVFGGIVNCATIANGVVAASKTLDLKVPLIVRLEGTNVDEARKILKDSGLAIQTAVDLDDAAHKAVAALH comes from the exons ATGCTGCCTCTTTTACGTGCTGCTGCCGGCTTCACTCCCGCCATGCGGATGCTCCAAAAG aCAACTCGTCTGCAGCAAGTGCGTAATTTAAATTTGCTCGAGTGCAACAGCAAGGAACTACTACAAAAATATGGTGTCGCTATACAAGAGTTCAAAGTATTGGAAAATGCACCCAACGATGCGCAGTTAATAAACCAGTTTG ATTGCCCGGAATATGTCGTGAAGGCACAGATACTGGCAGGCGGTCGCGGTAAGGGTGTTTTCGATAATGGATTCAAAGGAGGCGTACATCTCACAAAAAA GAAGGATGAAGTTCTGTCGCTTACCAATCAAATGATTGGCCATCGACTCATCACCAAGCAAACACCGAAATCAGGAATATTGGTTAAAAAAGTAATGGTGGCACGCAGCGTAAATATCACTCGTGAAACATATCTATCAATTGTGTTGGATCGAGAACACAATGGGCCAGTACTGATTGCCTCGCCTGCTGGTGGTATGGATATCGAAGCGGTCGCCGAAAAAACACCAGAGAAAATCAAGACTGTACCTTTAGATCTAGACAAACCAATACCACAGAACACACTCATCGAAATCGCGAAATTCCTCGAGTTCAAAGGACAATGCGTAGAACGCGCTgctaaagaaatacaaaaacttttcGACCTCTTTAAAGCCGTCGATGCCacacaaattgaaattaatccCTTAGCTGAAACGGACGCCAACGAAGTAATCGCCGTTGATGCTAAGTTAAATTTTGATGACAACGCCGAGTATCGGCAAAAAGATATTTTTGCTATGCACACTGCCGAAGAAGACACAGATCCGCGTGAAGTGGAAGCAGCCAAAAATAATCTCAATTATGTAGCTATGGATGGCAATATTGGTTGTCTGGTGAATGGCGCTGGTCTCGCCATGGCCACAATGGATATAATTAAGTTGAATGGCGGTGAGCCAGCGAATTTCCTCGATGTGGGCGGTGGCGTTAAGGAGAGTCAAGTGTTGAAAGCCTTCCAAATAGTCACATCCGATACCAAAGTCAAAGCTATACTTGTGAATGTCTTTGGTGGTATTGTGAATTGTGCCACCATTGCTAatggtgttgttgctgcttccAAAACGCTTGATCTAAAAGTACCGCTCATTGTGCGCTTGGAAGGCACAAATGTGGATGAGGCCAGAAAAATACTAAAAGATTCTGGACTGGCTATACAAACAGCGGTGGATTTGGATGACGCAGCGCATAAAGCTGTGGCGGCATTACATTAA
- the LOC120773638 gene encoding cell division protein ZipA-like, whose protein sequence is MDTKYVNFCRCFVILVLLQTFMPPGAESKPLPGKKANMALSALAGMTAGHLIGRAVAARREKKEKLDMSEHLPPNCRREVRTERDKEDWNKFIETKYIVCDPLPNQPQQPQQQQIQIVQPSAVVPAQPAAPAVQPAVVPQPSQEQPAGYQQPALTGPPIGFVQPPQQAGQPSAQAPQIVQSPQPVPPVQTVQMPQGGQTGPQPMQPVQVVQQAQPAQPAQGPSQVFVMSKKTGYFKKNSADKLLQTNLVLMMMMAFLLIWFQ, encoded by the exons ATGGATACGAAGTATGTGAACTTCTGTCGTTGCTTCGTCATTTTGGTGTTGTTGCAGACATTTATGCCACCGGGGGCAGAGAGCAAGCCTTTGCCTGGAAAGAAAGCAAATATGG CGCTCAGCGCCTTGGCTGGCATGACCGCAGGCCATTTGATAGGACGTGCCGTCGCCGCTCGTCGTGAGAAAAAGGAAAAACTAGATATGAGCGAACACTTGCCACCAAATTGTAGAAGAGAGGTTAGAACTGAACGGGATAAGGAAGACTGGAACAAATTCATTGAAACCAAATACATTGTATGCGATCCGCTTCCAAATCAACCGcaacagccacaacaacaacaaatt CAAATTGTCCAGCCATCGGCGGTAGTACCCGCTCAGCCAGCCGCGCCAGCTGTTCAACCGGCTGTTGTTCCGCAGCCAAGTCAGGAGCAGCCCGCAGGCTACCAACAACCCGCATTGACTGGTCCGCCAATCGGATTTGTCCAACCTCCTCAGCAAGCCGGTCAACCGTCAGCACAAGCTCCACAAATAGTCCAATCCCCACAACCGGTTCCACCAGTTCAGACAGTACAAATGCCACAAGGTGGCCAAACAGGCCCACAACCAATGCAACCAGTTCAAGTGGTTCAACAGGCTCAACCTGCCCAACCGGCTCAAGGCCCTTCACAAGTATTTGTTATGTCGAAGAAAACGGGTTACTTCAAAAAGAACTCTGCCGACAAGTTACTGCAAACCAATCTCGtcctgatgatgatgatggctTTCCTACTCATTTGGTTCCAGTAG